The DNA region CGGCGCGGACGGCAGGGGCGCGGGCGCGACCGGCTCCTGCCCGCACAGGCGATCGGCTTCCGCCGTGACCGCGTTGAGGGAATCTTCGAGCGCCCGGCGCGCCCGTTCGATCCCGTTTTCGTCGAGGTCGCGGGCGACCTCGATCGGCTCGCCCCACACGAACGCGCCGCCGGCGAACGGCGCCGCCACCACGAACCGGTCCCAGCTGCCGAGCACCTTGCGCGCGCGCGCGCCGAACGCCGCCGGCACCAGCGGCGCGCCGGAGAGGCGGGCAAGATGGATCGCGCCGTCGCTCGCGCGCATGCGCGGTCCGCGCGGGCCGTCGGGGGTAATGCCGACATAGTCGCCCGCCTGCAGCGCCCGCACCATCAGGCGCAACGCCGAGGCGCCGCCCCGGCTCG from Rhodospirillales bacterium includes:
- a CDS encoding DUF374 domain-containing protein, with the protein product MGLFKSFFRRDGVRRALCWLGAGYIRFVHATGRWPVTRGEIPRKLWDQGRPFILCFWHGRILMMPFAWDPSRTIHMLISRHADGQLIAHTVAHFGIKTAAGSSSRGGASALRLMVRALQAGDYVGITPDGPRGPRMRASDGAIHLARLSGAPLVPAAFGARARKVLGSWDRFVVAAPFAGGAFVWGEPIEVARDLDENGIERARRALEDSLNAVTAEADRLCGQEPVAPAPLPSAPEPSSAGATS